From Paraglaciecola sp. L1A13:
CCACGTGCCAATTTGGTTACTTGGCTCAAGTTTATATAGCGCACAATTAGCAGCGCAGTTCGGACTGCCCTACTCTTTTGCCTCACATTTTGCCCCTGATGCATTGTTCGATGCGCTCAATATCTATCGCAGTCAGTTTAAACCCTCTGCTCAATTAGCCCAGCCTTACACTATGGCTGGCGTAATGGCAGTGATTGCCGATACAGATGATGAAGCTAAATATTTGTACACCTCGCTTCAGCAGCAATTTGCCAACCTACGACGAGGAGCGAACAAGCCTTTCGCAAGACCAGTAGATGATATTAATGCGGTGTGCAGCCCGGCAGAACTGTCAATGATTGAACATACGTTGCAGTACGCCATTGTTGGTTCGCCCGAAACGGCTCATAGCCAATTGGCTCGCTTTATTCAAAATAGTCAGGTTGATGAAGTGATATTTTCATTTCCGATACATGATCAAAAAGCGCGTTTACACAGCATCAATCTGCTGGCTGACAGCAAAAAAATGCTCAAGGCATCTTAAAAACTCAGGTGATTTAGTGTTGTTATGGTGTTTGTAAAAACACTAAAAGCTGACTTAACACTTTGATTTTTTAAGAATGAATCTGAAAAGTCGGTCACTAGGAGTAGTGACAGTATTAAGCATAGTTGAGAAAACAACATGAATATCAAACCTACCCCGTTACAGTTCGCTTTATGGGGAATAATACTAACAGCTCTTGTCTGTTCAAAGGTGCAAGCGAGCCAAGACGAGAAAACCCTTGAAGTGGCGGTTGGCTGGAGCAAACCGCCGTATGTGAATTCTACCGATGACAGCGGTTTTGAGTTAGATTTAGCGCGGAAAATATTCGCCCGTATGGGCTATAAGTTCAAACCTATTTACGTGCCTTATGGGCGTTCGGTTGGTTTGTTAATGCGTGGCCGCGTGGATGCGGCACTCACGTTAACGAAGAACTTGGCTACTGACCAAGTACAGTTGACTGACAATTACATTCAATATCAAAATGTTGCCATAAGCTTACGATCTCAAAACGTGACCATCGAACGACCAAAAGATCTTAATCACTTTGCCATTGCGGCCTATCAAACTGCTTCAAAGAATTTAGGCGCTGAATATGCTCTAGCTGCTAAGCAAGCGCCATTATATATAGAGCTACCTGATCAAAAAAAGCAAGTTGCTATGCTGCTAAACGGCCATGTGTCAGTCGTAGTGATGGATGTCAATATATTCAACGATCTGCAGGCCACAATGGAGCCTAAAGCGAGCAGAAAAGCCGTGACTATCCATAATATATTTCCCCCCAATTCTTACCAAGTTGGTTTTTTACAATCCGACCTTAAAAATCAGTTTAACCACGCATTAAAAGACTATCTAGAATCTCAAGATCACGCACAACTGGTTAAAAAATATCGAATATTCAACAAACACGCAGAATTAAATGACCTTTAGCTTAACGCGACCAGCTATTTACAATATGCTAGGTAAAATTGACTAACCATATGCAATTAAATCGCATAGAGTATTCGGCAATTTGACGTTTAAAAAGCGCCAAAACCATAAAAACCGCGTCTTGTACCATTTAAACTCACAAGAATTAAAACCCTTTAAAAATTGGCAAAATTATTGCTAATTGCTATCGATACTTAAATGCTAATTAAATTCAAGCTTGCACGGTATAATTGCGCTATCACGCCATTCACCATGCGGTGGTAAATGATAAGTGCTTTTATTTACGCTGTGCTTTACCCGTCTATTCAAGGAATTACCATGTTTCGAACACCTTCCCTCTCCAGTGCTATGTTGATATTGTCAGTCCTAGGACTTAGCGCCTGCTCTGACAGTTCAAAACTTGACCCGG
This genomic window contains:
- a CDS encoding LLM class flavin-dependent oxidoreductase; this translates as MTASTPFSILDLVPIAQGHSISQTLENSRQLAVHAEKLGYNRVWLAEHHGMRGVGSSATAVVLGHIGAATQKIRIGSGGIMLPNHSPLIIAEQFGTLAALFPDRVDLGLGRAPGTDMATARALRRNMQAGVEDYPNDVRTLQSYLGTPSAEQTILAVPGNDSHVPIWLLGSSLYSAQLAAQFGLPYSFASHFAPDALFDALNIYRSQFKPSAQLAQPYTMAGVMAVIADTDDEAKYLYTSLQQQFANLRRGANKPFARPVDDINAVCSPAELSMIEHTLQYAIVGSPETAHSQLARFIQNSQVDEVIFSFPIHDQKARLHSINLLADSKKMLKAS
- a CDS encoding ABC transporter substrate-binding protein, coding for MNIKPTPLQFALWGIILTALVCSKVQASQDEKTLEVAVGWSKPPYVNSTDDSGFELDLARKIFARMGYKFKPIYVPYGRSVGLLMRGRVDAALTLTKNLATDQVQLTDNYIQYQNVAISLRSQNVTIERPKDLNHFAIAAYQTASKNLGAEYALAAKQAPLYIELPDQKKQVAMLLNGHVSVVVMDVNIFNDLQATMEPKASRKAVTIHNIFPPNSYQVGFLQSDLKNQFNHALKDYLESQDHAQLVKKYRIFNKHAELNDL